One Solanum lycopersicum chromosome 2, SLM_r2.1 genomic region harbors:
- the LOC101258519 gene encoding uncharacterized protein, with protein MKNTIRCCISCILPCGALDVIRIVHANGKVEEISGSVKAAEIMKIYPKHVLKKPSSSYYSSEGGGVCPKIVVVPPDAELKRGKIYFLMPLPTPSSEKNRSKSSTTTTRKKKTRSSSSSSSQGLRHDNGNSNNNNNNINGSSSSSNMMVSNDQYLSEILSEKVSTQRDRRRGRVGVWRPHLESISEAANHEA; from the coding sequence ATGAAGAACACAATAAGATGTTGCATATCTTGCATACTACCATGTGGGGCACTTGATGTGATTCGAATAGTTCATGCTAATGGCAAAGTTGAAGAGATTAGTGGAAGTGTTAAAGCAGCTGAGATCATGAAGATTTACCCTAAACATGTTCTTAAAAAGCCATCATCATCTTATTACTCCTCAGAAGGAGGAGGAGTTTGTCCGAAAATTGTCGTAGTTCCTCCTGATGCTGAACTTAAACGTGGCAAAATTTACTTCCTCATGCCACTTCCAACTCCTTCAAGTGAAAAAAATCGATcaaaatcatcaacaacaacaacaagaaagaagaaaacaagatcttcgtcttcatcatcatcacaaGGTCTTCGTCATGATAATgggaatagtaataataataacaataatataaatggtagtagtagtagtagtaatatgATGGTGTCTAATGATCAATATTTAAGTGAAATATTGTCTGAAAAAGTCTCAACACAGAgagatagaagaagaggaagagttGGAGTATGGAGGCCTCATTTAGAGAGCATTTCTGAGGCTGCAAATCATGAAGCATAA
- the LOC101252652 gene encoding trihelix transcription factor ENAP2 isoform X1, with protein sequence MGEITESSTQVTMSSRPLPFREDCWSEQATWTLVDAWGRRYMELNRGNLRQKDWQRVSDSVNALHGHSRKTHRTDVQCKNRIDTLKKKYKVEKAKIIESNGTLTSSWPFFERLDMLIENSDKKVTPVMVSLLPLPMSSPPMGVPLPYRRSAVVTPVSLPQKRQLPAFDESCFRRNYSAVAAAAAAGGGEEDYDDEEEDVEMTEESWEEDGMRRLAKAIESFGEIYERVEGMKQRQMVELEKQRMQFAKDLEVQRMQLFMDTQVQLEKIKHTKLSGSNVQPEAVQSFTNTDSSVLLWNIDAQNQVFHAYGDKNFCSYI encoded by the exons ATGGGTGAGATTACCGAATCCTCCACACAGGTAACCATGTCATCAAGGCCATTACCCTTCCGTGAGGATTGTTGGAGCGAACAAGCTACATGGACCCTTGTTGATGCTTGGGGACGTCGTTATATGGAATTGAACCGTGGAAATCTCCGTCAGAAGGATTGGCAACGGGTCTCCGATTCCGTTAATGCCCTTCATGGACATTCGAGGAAGACTCACCGAACCGATGTTCAATGTAAGAATCGGATTGATACCTTGAAGAAGAAGTACAAAGTTGAGAAGGCGAAAATTATTGAGTCTAACGGAACCCTAACGTCATCCTGGCCCTTCTTCGAACGGCTTGATATGTTGATCGAAAACTCCGATAAGAAAGTTACGCCGGTGATGGTGTCTCTGTTACCTTTACCGATGTCCTCACCGCCTATGGGAGTGCCGTTGCCTTACCGGAGATCGGCGGTGGTGACACCGGTTAGTTTACCTCAGAAGCGGCAGTTGCCGgcttttgatgaatcctgtttCAGGAGAAATTATTCGGCTGTAGCTGCTGCTGCGGCAGCAGGAGGAGGGGAAGAGGATTATGATGACGAGGAGGAGGATGTGGAGATGACTGAAGAGAGTTGGGAAGAGGATGGGATGAGGAGGCTGGCGAAGGCTATAGAGAGTTTTGGAGAGATATATGAGAGAGTTGAAGGGATGAAACAGAGACAAATGGTGGAGCTGGAGAAGCAGAGGATGCAGTTTGCTAAAGATTTGGAGGTTCAAAGGATGCAGTTGTTTATGGATACACAAGTTCAGCTTGAAAAGATTAAGCATACTAAGCTGTCTGGCTCTAATG TTCAACCAGAGGCAGTTCAGTCCTTCACCAACACAGATTCATCAGTCCTGCTTTGGAACATAGATGCACAGAACCAGGTGTTTCATGCATATGGAGATAAGAATTTTTGTTCTTACATCTAG
- the LOC101252652 gene encoding trihelix transcription factor ENAP2 isoform X2, translating into MGEITESSTQVTMSSRPLPFREDCWSEQATWTLVDAWGRRYMELNRGNLRQKDWQRVSDSVNALHGHSRKTHRTDVQCKNRIDTLKKKYKVEKAKIIESNGTLTSSWPFFERLDMLIENSDKKVTPVMVSLLPLPMSSPPMGVPLPYRRSAVVTPVSLPQKRQLPAFDESCFRRNYSAVAAAAAAGGGEEDYDDEEEDVEMTEESWEEDGMRRLAKAIESFGEIYERVEGMKQRQMVELEKQRMQFAKDLEVQRMQLFMDTQVQLEKIKHTKLSGSNDLYS; encoded by the exons ATGGGTGAGATTACCGAATCCTCCACACAGGTAACCATGTCATCAAGGCCATTACCCTTCCGTGAGGATTGTTGGAGCGAACAAGCTACATGGACCCTTGTTGATGCTTGGGGACGTCGTTATATGGAATTGAACCGTGGAAATCTCCGTCAGAAGGATTGGCAACGGGTCTCCGATTCCGTTAATGCCCTTCATGGACATTCGAGGAAGACTCACCGAACCGATGTTCAATGTAAGAATCGGATTGATACCTTGAAGAAGAAGTACAAAGTTGAGAAGGCGAAAATTATTGAGTCTAACGGAACCCTAACGTCATCCTGGCCCTTCTTCGAACGGCTTGATATGTTGATCGAAAACTCCGATAAGAAAGTTACGCCGGTGATGGTGTCTCTGTTACCTTTACCGATGTCCTCACCGCCTATGGGAGTGCCGTTGCCTTACCGGAGATCGGCGGTGGTGACACCGGTTAGTTTACCTCAGAAGCGGCAGTTGCCGgcttttgatgaatcctgtttCAGGAGAAATTATTCGGCTGTAGCTGCTGCTGCGGCAGCAGGAGGAGGGGAAGAGGATTATGATGACGAGGAGGAGGATGTGGAGATGACTGAAGAGAGTTGGGAAGAGGATGGGATGAGGAGGCTGGCGAAGGCTATAGAGAGTTTTGGAGAGATATATGAGAGAGTTGAAGGGATGAAACAGAGACAAATGGTGGAGCTGGAGAAGCAGAGGATGCAGTTTGCTAAAGATTTGGAGGTTCAAAGGATGCAGTTGTTTATGGATACACAAGTTCAGCTTGAAAAGATTAAGCATACTAAGCTGTCTGGCTCTAATG ATCTGTATAGCTAG